ctttatattaatgataatgcatttggtaatggacttttcatcttaactggtatacattttagccatgttattgttggagctatccttgtattcttcactcaaagtatctatagttctttagttacttacatgcctacaagctctataatgctaagcaaatctaaaggtatgttatgcaagatctttacagaaccattcactattttatatctacactttgtagaaaccatgtggatattaatccacattacattctatctctaaatcatataacggtcgtaaggtacgccggggataacaggtcagataatattgggagttctaatcctcggattgtatcagcacctccatgtcggctcattactcccttgttattgaacaagattcagttaggaacgctagttcaccgtcagatgtaatacgtgagctgggttaagaacgtctggagacagtttgtttccctatctaccatattatctaattggtttaattttcttacaaacggcttttggtttgattgaattatcgcacccagataactccataccagtgaaccggtttgtaactccgcttcatatcgtacctgaatggtactttttagcatattatgcggtgttaaaagtaatcccatccaaaaccggtggtttgttagtatttatgttatcaacatgtcaatgaaatatcaacaacgatgaaacttatttggttaacataacaacatagaaggtaaagctggattacgttcaaactttacactggatacgtttcaatgttaacttactaaataccatgggagcgaagagaatctaatatgtaactccgttcatggaaatcaaaagagctttcactgattgtatttatgaaacgtgattagttcaccta
The nucleotide sequence above comes from Besnoitia besnoiti strain Bb-Ger1 chromosome Unknown contig00201, whole genome shotgun sequence. Encoded proteins:
- a CDS encoding putative apocytochrome b (encoded by transcript BESB_041960), with the protein product MPTSSIMLSKSKAGLRTSGDSLFPYLPYYLIGLIFLQTAFGLIELSHPDNSIPVNRFVTPLHIVPEWYFLAYYAVLKVIPSKTGGLLVFMLSTCQ